The genome window GCATATGAGCGGCGAGCTCGACCCGTCCGAACTTTTGGTGGATCTGAAAGAAAGAGATGATGAACGAGGGCGCCTGATCAGGCAGGAGCTGCAGAAGCTCTCCATCCTGCGGCAGATCGGGACCATTTTTCTGTATTTGTTTGATGAAGGCAATCTGAGGCCGCTGGGAACATCGCGAGCGGAACGCGACATTGAGAGGGAAATGTATCGCCTGATCACGGATGGCAGGAGCTCCCTGGATTCTTTTCGCGAGCAGCTCATTTCCGAAGACGGCCGAAAGCTGTTTGAAATGTACGCTTCTCCCTTGCCTGATCAAACGTTCGGGATCGCACTGATCGATGTGACGGAAGCGATTGCGGAAGAGAGGAAGCGTCAGCGAAGGGAATGGGAAATCTACAAGGATATTTTGGGAGTGGTTACCCATAACAAGCTGCTCCTGCTAAATGACGAGGAGCTGTTTTTTCTGCTCCGCAACGGTCACAAATCGTTTGCCATGGACGTGCGTGCTCCAAAGGATCTGGCACAGCTGCGGCGGGCGTGCAAGCGTGCCCTAGAGCCGCTCGGATTGTCCGACAAGCGCATCCTGCAATTTCTGGTCGCTGTCAATGAAGCGGCTTCGAACACCTTAAAGCATGGCGATGGCGGGACGATCACGGTGTACGTGTCGAACGAGCAGCACATGTGCAGAGCGGTCATTCATGATGAGGGCCAAGGCATCCTGCTGGAAGAGCTGCCGAGAGCGACTCTGCAGCAAGGGTATTCGACTCGTCATTCCCTCGGCGCAGGGTTTCATGTCATGCTGCAATATTGTGATCGGGTTTATCTGGGCAGCTCTCTCGCAGGGACCAAGCTCATCCTCGAATGCGAGGCCACTTCCTAGAGAATGTGCTGTCATTTACGAAAATGTTTGTACTCGTGTGAAAAAGGGTATCTAGTAATTGAGGGAGTACGGTGGGGACCTATACATCAATGAGAGGAGTTTATACATGGACTATCGGGCGACAGAAACAAATGGGCAAGCCACGCTATTTTTTGCCGGGGAACTGGATATGGCTGTGGGAGACCGGGTAGGGGAGTTGCTCCAGCAATATGGAGGACGCAACGAATCCGTTACTGTCGATTTCCAGGGCGTCTCTTTTGTTGACTCATCGGGGATAGGCAGCCTGTTTTTTACGACGAAAGAACTGCTGGCACTAGGCAAGCAAGTAGAAATTGTGAATGTGCGAGAAGAGATCTTGGATATCTTGAGTGTGCTCGGCTTTACGGAGGCTTTGGGAATCTCCGTGGGGAAAGCCGTTGAAACTGGGTTTGACGCGAAACCGACTGATTGTATATAATAACGTAGAAATGTCCATGATAATTCCATATGTAAGCAACGTGGAGTGGGAAGAGTAAGTCAGGAACCCTTGTCAGAGAGGAGAATCAATAGCTGCGAGATTCTCTAAGGTGACGAATGACTGAAGGTCGCCCAGGAGTTGTTCCGGTGAGACGTACGTTCAGCCGGAAACGGTTCGCAACCGTTATCGTGTTTGAGGGAATACGCATCGTCATCGACCGTGCGTGTTAACAAAGGTGGTACCGCGAAAATATCCTTTCGTCCTTTGGATGAAGGGTTTTTTTATTTTCTGGCGGCCTCAGCCGAAGATCTGCCTTCTGCAAGAGTGCTTCCAGCATGTTTTTTATTAAGGAGGAGTCACGCATGTCATCTCAACCAACACAAGACATCGACCAGCTGCTGCCGAAAAACTATGATCCAAAAGCGGCTGAAACCAAATGGTATCCCTATTGGATTCAAAAGCAATTTTTCAAAGCGGAGCGCGATCCGAACAAACGACCATTTACGATCGTGATTCCCCCGCCAAACGTAACAGGGAAGCTCCATCTGGGCCATGCGCTGGATACGACCCTGCAGGACATCATCACGCGGACTAAGCGGATGCAAGACTACAGCACGTTGTTCCTGCCGGGAATGGACCATGCAGGGATTGCGACGCAAGCGCGTGTTGAAGCAACACTGCGTGAGGAAGGCATCTCCCGTCATGACCTCGGCCGCGAAAAGTTCGTGGAAAAGGTGTGGGAGTGGAAGCACATTTACGCATCGCACATCCGTGAGCAGTGGGAAAAGCTGGGCCTGGCCCTCGATTATTCCCGCGAGCGCTTTACGATGGATGAGGGCCTGTCCCGCGCTGTTCGCGAAGTGTTTGTTCGCCTCTATGAAAAAGGGCTGATCTATCGCGGCAACCGTATCATCAACTGGGACCCTGCGGCTCGCACTGCACTTTCCGACATCGAAGTAATCTATAAGGAAGTAAAAGGTGCCCTGCACCATATGCGCTACCCGCTCTCTGATGGCTCTGGCTACATCGAGGTGGCGACGACCCGTCCGGAAACCATGCTGGGCGATACTGCGGTAGCGGTACACCCGGAGGACGAGCGCTACAAAAACCTGGTTGGCAAAACCGTCATTCTGCCAATCGTAGGACGCGAAATTCCGATCGTGGCGGACGATTATGTCGATCCTGAATTTGGTTCAGGTGCAGTGAAAATCACGCCAGCACACGACCCGAACGACTTTGAACTGGGACTTCGACACAACCTGCCGCAAATCGTGGTCATGGATGAGACGGGTACGATGAATGAGCAGGCAGGCATTTACAAAGGCATGGATCGTTTCGCTTGCCGCAAGCAGATCATCAAAGACCTGAGCGAGCAAGGTGTCATGTTCAAGGTCGAGGAGCACATTCACCAAGTGGGACACAGCGAGCGCAGCGATGCTGTCGTAGAGCCTTACCTGTCCACACAATGGTTCGTAAAAATGCAGCCGCTGGCAGATGAAGCCCTCGCAAATGCAGCGAGCGAAGAGAGCGTGAAGTTTGTACCGGAGCGCTTTAAAAACAACTATCTGCGCTGGATCGAGAATATCCGCGACTGGTGCATTTCCCGTCAGCTGTGGTGGGGACACCGCATTCCTGCATGGTATTGCGCCGATTGCGGCGAGACGATCGTATCCCGCGAAGATGTGACGGAGTGCCCGAGCTGCCACAGCCACAAGCTGGAGCAGGACAACGACGTGCTCGATACATGGTTCTCTTCCGGTCTGTGGCCGTTTTCCACGCTGGGCTGGCCGGATGACAGCGAAGACATGAAGTACTTCTATCCGACGAATGTACTCGTAACAGGCTACGATATCATCTTCTTCTGGGTAGCCCGCATGATTTTCAGCGGGATGGAATTCACCGGGAAAAATCCGTTTGAAACGGTACTGATTCACGGCATCATTCGCGACTCCGAAGGGCGCAAGATGTCCAAGTCGCTCGGCAACGGTGTCGATCCGATGGAAGTCATTGAAAAATACGGGGCAGATGCCTTGCGCTATACGCTGGCAACAGGCAACTCTCCAGGGAATGACCAACGTTTCTATTGGGAGAAGGTTGAGGCAAACCGTAACTTTGCCAACAAGATCTGGAACGCATCTCGCTTTGCTTTGATGAATCTGGAAGGCTTCCGCTACGAAGATATCGACCTCGGCGGTGAACTCACCACGCCAGACAAGTGGATATTATCCCGCCTGCAAGCGACGATCGCGGATGCGACCCGCCTGACGGATGCATTTGAATTCGGGGAAGTTGGCCGTGTGCTCTACAACTTCATCTGGGACGATTTGTGCGACTGGTACATCGAAATGGCGAAGCTGCCGCTCTACGGAACCGATGAGGCAGCGAAAAAGACTACGCAATCCGTCCTGGTCACCGTGCTCGATCAGACATTGCGCCTGCTGCACCCATTCATGCCATTCATCACTGAAGAAATTTGGCAGGCTCTGCCGCACCAGGGCGAAAGCATCACGGTAGCTGCCTGGCCGACTGTGAAGGAAGAGTGGATTTTTGCCGATGCCGAAGCGGAGATGAATCTCTTGATGGAGGTCATCCGCAGCGTTCGCAACATCCGTGCAGAAGTGAATGTACCGATGTCCAAGAAAATCGAGCTGTTGATCAAGCCGAGCGATGCGATTTCCGCCGAGCGCCTGACACGCGGTCAAGACTACATCACTCGATTCTGCAATCCGGAGCGTCTGGAAATCAGCGAGCAGCTGGCGACACCGGATAAAGCGATGTCGGCCATCATCACGGGAGCTGAGATGTTCTTGCCGCTGGCTGGCCTGATCGATCTGGATCAGGAAATCAAGCGTCTGGATAAAGAACTGGCCACCCTGCACAGCGAAGTAGAGCGCATCGAAAAGAAATTGAACAATGCAGGCTTTATGGCGAAAGCTCCAGAAAAAGTCGTAGCAGAAGAAAGAGCCAAAATGGCGGACTACATGGAAAAGCGGGATAAAGTGATCGCTCGACTTGCTGAATTGAAGAGCGAATGATCCGCCCCATCAGCGCATATTTTTGAGAATGGAGCATGGTAGCATGCATGCAGAAGAACAATTTACCCAATACAAGCAAGCGCTTGACTGGCTGCATGGACTTCTCCGCTTCGGTCAACGGCCGGGGCTGGAGAGGATGCAGTGGGTACTTGAGGAACTAGGAAATCCGGAGCGGCAAGTGCCTTTTATCCATGTGGCTGGGACCAACGGAAAGGGCTCTACCTGCGCGTTTTTGACGCAGATGCTCATGGAAGCAGGGTATAGTGTAGGCACATTTACCTCTCCATACCTGCTCGATTTCCGGGAGCGCATCCGGTACAACGGCAGCATGATTCCTGAGGAAGACCTGCTGCAGCTCGCGAATGAAGTGCGAGTGCTCGTAGAACGGTGTGAAAAAGAAACAGAATTCGGTTCCCCGACCGAGTTTGAAGTCATTACGCTCATCGCCATTCTATACTTCACGAGAGTGGCGCGGCCGGCTGTCGTCGTTTGGGAAACGGGCTTGGGAGGGCGCCTGGATTCTACCAACGTCGTCGTTCCCCTCGTCTCTGTCATTACGAACATTGGTCTGGATCATATGAATGTGCTGGGAGACAGCCTCGTCGATATTGCCAAGGAAAAAGCGGGGATCATCAAGCCAGGAGTGCCGGTTGTGACAGCTGAACGCCGTCCAGAGGTGCTTGCCGTTTTTCAAGAAAAAGCCAATGAAACGAGAAGCACGCTGTATCATAGCGGTACTCACTTTTCCGGGGACCAAGTGGAGGAGCAGCTGGGGGAACAGCAGTTTATCTACCGCAGCATACTCCGCCGCCACGAAGGAAGCTACCGCTTGACCATGAACGGGATTCATCAAACGGACAATGCATCCCTTGCACTTATGACCTTGGATGTCCTGCGAAATTACTTTGCCTTCATGCTGGAGGAAGAAGAAATGTTTCGCGGTTTGCAACAAACGCGTTGGCCTGGTCGTCTAGAGATAGTCTCCCCAAGACCTTTGGTCATCTTGGATGGAGCACACAACCAGGAAGGAATGGAGGCGCTCGCAAGCAGCCTGGATCGGCTGATGCCTGAGGGTGCCCGTTTGCATCTGCTGTTTTCCGGCTTGGCGGATAAGCCGCTCTCCAAAATGGCGGAATCGCTGAAGCCGTTACAGTCGCGGATGGACTCTCTGCATCTGGCAACGTTTGACTTTCCCCGTGCAGCTGAAGCAAAAGCCTTGGAAGAGGCGTTTTACGAAGGCGGATGGGAAGAGGGTAAACTGGAGACCGTCCCTGACTGGCGAGCATTTCTCCTTTCTTGGATGCGTGAGAAGCAATCGGCGAAGGCGGATGACTGGCTAGTCGTCTGTGGATCGCTCTACTTCATCGCCCAAGTGCGCGCATTCTTTCCAACTACAGTAGAAGAGGCAGGTGAATAGGGTGGATCAGGCACGGCACGTACATTTTGTGGGCATTGGCGGATATGGCATGAGTGCCATTGCCCGCGTCTTGATCGACCTTGGATACAAGGTAACCGGTTCCGATGTCGCCATGAACGATTTGGCGAGGAAGCTGGAAGCAAGAGGGGCGGTCATTCAGTTAGGCCATGCTGCCAGCCATGTGGATGGAGCAGACATCATTGTTTACTCCACCAGCATTCCAAAGGATAATCCCGAGGTAATCGCAGCCGAGGAAAAAGGAATTCCTGTGATGCATCGTTCCCAGATGCTCGCCCGTATTCTGAATGAACGGACAGGGGTAGCAGTTGCGGGTGCACACGGAAAAACAACGACGACATCCATGATTTCTCATGTTCTGGAGGAATGTGGAGTCGACCCGACCTTTATCATTGGCGGTGAGCTGATGAATGCCGGTACCAATGCGAAGGCAGGAAGCAGCGATTACGTGATTGCCGAAGCGGATGAGAGCGATGGCTCTTTCCTCGAATACCGTCCGATGTACGAAATCGTGACAAGTATTGAGCCGGATCACCTGGAGCATTTTGATGGTGATTTCAATAATTTGAAGCAAGCATACGTAAAATTCCTGAGTCATCTGAAGCCAGGCGGCAAAGCAGTCCTGTGCATCGATGATCTGCATGTGCGTGAAGTGCTTCCGACAGTCACGGAGCAAGTCGTTACCTATGCGATTGAAGAGCCTTTTACACAATCGGCGAATTTCAAGGCGCTTTCTATCGAGTGTGGAGATCGTCGCAGCCATTGTCAGGTTTACCGCAATGAAGAATGCTTAGGGGAGCTGGCACTGACGGTTCCCGGCAAGCACAATATCGCCAATGCACTGGCGGCCATCATTGTGTGTCTGGACGCAGGCTTGTCATTTGAACAGATTGCATCTGCACTGACCACCTTCAGAGGCGCCAAGAGACGTTTTCAAATCATCGGGGAAGTAAAGGATATCCTCGTGGTTGACGATTACGCGCATCATCCGACGGAAATTGTGGCCACCCTCAAAGGGGCAAAGGCTTCCGGGCGGCGTGTTATCGCAGTCTTTCAACCGCAGCGCTATACACGCACATTCTTCCTGATGGATGAATTTAGCCGCGCGTTTTCCGATGCGGATGAAGTGATCATTACGGATATTTACTCACCGGCTGGGGAAGCCAAGATCGAAGGCGTGTCATCAGAGGTGCTGGTGCAAAAGATCCGCGAGAACAGCCATGGAGGGGCACGATACATCCCGACCAAGGAAGAGTTGCAGGATCAATTGTACAAGGAATTGCAGGCGGGTGACCTCGTTTTGACGATGGGAGCGGGCGACATTTGGAAGTCCGCCTTCTGGCTGGCGGAAAGACTCGGCAAATAACGAATAGCACTTCGTTTGAAAAGGGCTTGAACCATTTAGCGTTCAAGCCTTTTTTGCGTCCTGGAAAGGGCTGGGGGCATTTTGCCGAGGACGAGTTTCAAATATTAGTACCAGATACTAATAGTTAGTGATATAATCAAGTCATAAATCAGGAAGAGGTGATGGATCTTGACCATGCATTCTAGCGCACGAATAACCGCAATCGGTACGTATGTGCCAGAGCGTGTACTGACCAACGCAGATTTGGAAAAACTGGTGGATACCTCGGATGAGTGGATTTTGCAACGAACAGGCATCCACGAAAGACGGATTGCCAAGGAAAATGAATTTACCAGCCATCTGTCTATCGCGGCTGTGGAAAATATGCTTCAGACCTATCAAAAATCCCTTCACGATGTCGATATGGTGTTAGTCGCGACGTCGACCCCTGACTATCCGTTTCCGAGCGTGGCCAGTCAGATCCAAGCCCATTTCGGCATCGAGCAGGCCGGAGCGCTCGATTTGCAAGCGACGTGCGCCGGTTTTACGTACGCCTTGCACATGGCAAATGCTCTGATCAGCTCGGGACTGCATCGAAAGGTACTCTTGGTAGCTGCAGAAACGTTGTCAAAGGTCACGGATTACACGGATCGGACGACATGCATCCTGTTTGGGGATGGTGCTGGAGCTGTTCTGGTTGAGCAAGACGACGCCCATCCAAGCTTTCGTGCTGCTTATTTGGGCGCCAAGGGGGAAGGAGGCATTCACGTGTATCGGTCGGGCTTGTCCACTCAGATGACAGGTCGCGAGCTTGCCGGCGACGGATGCATTGTTCAAAACGGCAGAGAAGTGTACAAATGGGTAGCCACTACGGTCCCCAAAGGAATGCAGGAAGTGGTCAAACAGGCGAATGCGAGTCTGGAGGAGGTCGATTGGTTCATTCCGCACAGTGCGAATTTGCGCATGATTGAATCCGTTTGTGAAAAAAGCGGCTTCCCCATCGAGAAGACACTCTACAGTCTCGAGTATTACGGCAATACGTCTGCCGCGACCATCCCGCTCGCACTCGCGAAAGGAATCCGAGATGGGGCGGTAAAAGAAGGAGACACACTGCTCCTGTACGGCTTTGGGGGTGGACTCGTCCACGCTGGACTGCTTCTGACCTGGAATCCATCCTAAAGATCTTGAAAATCAATTCACTCATGCCGTTCCCGGGCTACGACCTGTCGCCCCGGGACGGCTTTTTTTGTACGAACAGACCAAGGTACGATAAGCGCACGAGGACAGCTGCAATCCTAAGTGGGGAGGGACTGAAAGTGGCCATTGCATGGATCCTAATCCTTCTTTGTGTGATCGTATCGTGGTCGGATGTCGGAAAAAGACGGATTCCCAACCGCGCTCTCCTGGCGGGGCTGCTCGTTATTGCGGGGAGTGCAATCGAGAGCTGGACCATGGAAGAATGGATGGCTCACCTCTCATTCGGGGTGGCGATCATACTCGCCTTTGGCTGTGTTGCCTGGCTTTGGCCCGATCACCTCGGAATGGGGGATGCCAAGCTGCTTGGCGTGCTTGGCTTTACTTTAGGCCTGCGCCCATTCGTATGGGTATTGACAGCCGCTTGCTTCCTCATCCTGCTTTTCTCCCTATGGTTGCTGACGCTCAAACGGATGAATGGAAAGTCCTCTCTGCCTTTTGCCCCGTTTGCGACCCTCGGGCTGATCTGCTATCAAATTTCTGTTTGGTTGAGTGCGAGCTGATAGAATCGCTAGCTTTAGTCATAACCTGTCCGAGGGCAACGTAAGCTGTTACAAAGAGCCTGTTACTGGGGGGCATGGATGTGAGCGGTGAAAAAAGAAGCAATGTCACGGTCAAAATGAATGGCAGGTTTTGGGACGGGAAGCAGGAAAGTACAATTGGAGCAGATGCGGGGAAGGACACGAAGGGAGCAGCAAAGAAGAGGTCGATCCCGTTTCCTTCCCAGCCGCTTGCCAAACAGGGCAATGAAGCCTGGGATCGAATGATTGAGCTGCGCGACAAGGCTGAGCAGCAGACGGTCAAAGAGCAGGATGACACCAGAGCAGACGCGGAGCCTGTTCAAGTGGATGTGGAGGAGAGTGTGTTTAGCAAAACGCCGGCAACCAGACTGTTTTCTGGGCTGCCGAAAGGGCCCTTCGTGCGTACGGTCGTCTCTACCGGGGGAGCGATTGCCATCGGCCTATTATTCGGCTTTCTGGTTTTGACCGTTTTTTCAGAAAAGGAATTGTCTAATTCGTATCGCAATGTCTTGGGCGATACGGTCGAGACGCTGACGGCGCAAAATACGTCTGGGGGAGGGCAGACCGCGATTGTTGGACCCGTTTTGCCAGGGATCAATCAGCCTGCAGCAGATGCTTCCTCGACGCAGGCAGCTGGGACGCAGGCAGATGCCAATGTATTGCTGCCTGAATGGAAAATGTTCGTAGCTCAAGCCGGCGTTTTCAACCCTGATACGGCTGCCGAAGCAGCAACGGCGCCTCTCGACAAGCTCAGTCTTCCGCATTTTCTGTACAAGGACAGCGCCAAACAATATATGTTCGCTGCTGCGGCGCCGACGCGGGACGCGGTGCTCGGTTTTGCAGCCAGCTTGAAGAACAAGGGCGTCGAAGTCTATGTCAAAGAGTTTACTTTGCCTGCTTACCAAGGGAAGGTCGCGGTGACGACAGCCGCATCTTCTGGGGCGCAGCCGAATTTGCAGCAGTTTTTTGAGAATGGCCAGAAGCTGGCACAAACGTTAAGCGATCATTCTGGGAAAGTCATTACCAATGCACAGCCGGTTCTGCCTCAGGAAGAAGCGGCAGCCATGAAGGAGCAGCATCGCCAATTTCTGGAGCAAAGCCGTCTCGTTTCGTCACAGTCAGGAGGTTCCCCGTATATCAGCGGCATGGTAGCGGGGATCAATCAGGCCATGGACGCCCGTGACAAGATGGCTGAGGCGAATGCAGGGAAGAAGTCGCAGAGTGCCGAATCGTACGCGTGGCAAGTGCAAGCGGGCATTTTGGGATTCCTGGAGAACTATGCGGCATGGATCCAGCAAGCTCAAAAAACCGAATAATCAGCAGATAGAGACTTCCGTCAAGGTTTTCTTGCAGGAAGTCTTTTCTTTCTTTACAGTAACTACCATGAGCATTCAGGGATTGTTTCGTACCCTCCCATTTGCTACACTTATTGATGGCAAAAAGAGAATCCCTCGTAAACAGGGAGTGGGAAGGTTCATGGGGAAAGAAACGCTTATACTTTTGCTTCTTTTGATTTGCGGACTATTGTGTGGCAGCATTATCGGGGAGATTTTGGGTCCCTGGGTCCCTTTTCTCACAAAGAGCAAAGTGATAACATGGTCACCTGCGGCAGATTTAGAAATTTTGAAGTACGACCTGAACTTTCAGGTAAAACTAAATCTAGCCAGTGTAGGAGGGCTTGCTCTCGCTTTTTGGATACATCGACGAATGAAGTAGGTTGAAAAATGATGAAAACACAAACACCTCTTGTTCTTGCCTCATCATCACCGCGCAGACGAGAATTGCTGCAAACCCTAGGCATTCCGTTTACGGTGCAGACTAGCGATGTGGACGAGACGACTGCGCCCGGCCTCTCTCCCAAAGAAATCGTGGAAGAATTGGCTGTGCGCAAGGCTCAGGCAGTCGCCTCCACTTTAGCGGATGGAGTCGTTCTGGGCTCGGATACGATTGTTGTCTTGGAAGATAGCATTCTGGGCAAACCAGTGGAT of Brevibacillus choshinensis contains these proteins:
- a CDS encoding ketoacyl-ACP synthase III is translated as MHSSARITAIGTYVPERVLTNADLEKLVDTSDEWILQRTGIHERRIAKENEFTSHLSIAAVENMLQTYQKSLHDVDMVLVATSTPDYPFPSVASQIQAHFGIEQAGALDLQATCAGFTYALHMANALISSGLHRKVLLVAAETLSKVTDYTDRTTCILFGDGAGAVLVEQDDAHPSFRAAYLGAKGEGGIHVYRSGLSTQMTGRELAGDGCIVQNGREVYKWVATTVPKGMQEVVKQANASLEEVDWFIPHSANLRMIESVCEKSGFPIEKTLYSLEYYGNTSAATIPLALAKGIRDGAVKEGDTLLLYGFGGGLVHAGLLLTWNPS
- the murC gene encoding UDP-N-acetylmuramate--L-alanine ligase, with translation MDQARHVHFVGIGGYGMSAIARVLIDLGYKVTGSDVAMNDLARKLEARGAVIQLGHAASHVDGADIIVYSTSIPKDNPEVIAAEEKGIPVMHRSQMLARILNERTGVAVAGAHGKTTTTSMISHVLEECGVDPTFIIGGELMNAGTNAKAGSSDYVIAEADESDGSFLEYRPMYEIVTSIEPDHLEHFDGDFNNLKQAYVKFLSHLKPGGKAVLCIDDLHVREVLPTVTEQVVTYAIEEPFTQSANFKALSIECGDRRSHCQVYRNEECLGELALTVPGKHNIANALAAIIVCLDAGLSFEQIASALTTFRGAKRRFQIIGEVKDILVVDDYAHHPTEIVATLKGAKASGRRVIAVFQPQRYTRTFFLMDEFSRAFSDADEVIITDIYSPAGEAKIEGVSSEVLVQKIRENSHGGARYIPTKEELQDQLYKELQAGDLVLTMGAGDIWKSAFWLAERLGK
- a CDS encoding bifunctional folylpolyglutamate synthase/dihydrofolate synthase gives rise to the protein MHAEEQFTQYKQALDWLHGLLRFGQRPGLERMQWVLEELGNPERQVPFIHVAGTNGKGSTCAFLTQMLMEAGYSVGTFTSPYLLDFRERIRYNGSMIPEEDLLQLANEVRVLVERCEKETEFGSPTEFEVITLIAILYFTRVARPAVVVWETGLGGRLDSTNVVVPLVSVITNIGLDHMNVLGDSLVDIAKEKAGIIKPGVPVVTAERRPEVLAVFQEKANETRSTLYHSGTHFSGDQVEEQLGEQQFIYRSILRRHEGSYRLTMNGIHQTDNASLALMTLDVLRNYFAFMLEEEEMFRGLQQTRWPGRLEIVSPRPLVILDGAHNQEGMEALASSLDRLMPEGARLHLLFSGLADKPLSKMAESLKPLQSRMDSLHLATFDFPRAAEAKALEEAFYEGGWEEGKLETVPDWRAFLLSWMREKQSAKADDWLVVCGSLYFIAQVRAFFPTTVEEAGE
- a CDS encoding STAS domain-containing protein, yielding MDYRATETNGQATLFFAGELDMAVGDRVGELLQQYGGRNESVTVDFQGVSFVDSSGIGSLFFTTKELLALGKQVEIVNVREEILDILSVLGFTEALGISVGKAVETGFDAKPTDCI
- a CDS encoding valine--tRNA ligase, giving the protein MSSQPTQDIDQLLPKNYDPKAAETKWYPYWIQKQFFKAERDPNKRPFTIVIPPPNVTGKLHLGHALDTTLQDIITRTKRMQDYSTLFLPGMDHAGIATQARVEATLREEGISRHDLGREKFVEKVWEWKHIYASHIREQWEKLGLALDYSRERFTMDEGLSRAVREVFVRLYEKGLIYRGNRIINWDPAARTALSDIEVIYKEVKGALHHMRYPLSDGSGYIEVATTRPETMLGDTAVAVHPEDERYKNLVGKTVILPIVGREIPIVADDYVDPEFGSGAVKITPAHDPNDFELGLRHNLPQIVVMDETGTMNEQAGIYKGMDRFACRKQIIKDLSEQGVMFKVEEHIHQVGHSERSDAVVEPYLSTQWFVKMQPLADEALANAASEESVKFVPERFKNNYLRWIENIRDWCISRQLWWGHRIPAWYCADCGETIVSREDVTECPSCHSHKLEQDNDVLDTWFSSGLWPFSTLGWPDDSEDMKYFYPTNVLVTGYDIIFFWVARMIFSGMEFTGKNPFETVLIHGIIRDSEGRKMSKSLGNGVDPMEVIEKYGADALRYTLATGNSPGNDQRFYWEKVEANRNFANKIWNASRFALMNLEGFRYEDIDLGGELTTPDKWILSRLQATIADATRLTDAFEFGEVGRVLYNFIWDDLCDWYIEMAKLPLYGTDEAAKKTTQSVLVTVLDQTLRLLHPFMPFITEEIWQALPHQGESITVAAWPTVKEEWIFADAEAEMNLLMEVIRSVRNIRAEVNVPMSKKIELLIKPSDAISAERLTRGQDYITRFCNPERLEISEQLATPDKAMSAIITGAEMFLPLAGLIDLDQEIKRLDKELATLHSEVERIEKKLNNAGFMAKAPEKVVAEERAKMADYMEKRDKVIARLAELKSE
- a CDS encoding ATP-binding protein, which gives rise to MILCEGCPDNPACDNCLIELRCGGSAQKVIPPRPVRITNLSTSEECQAQLVTVSRTAIGLFSYEKPLHGRMEVELAGDFRIIGDGLHGIHGVPYYVIDIEKVLRRDEVLERLLLEEFHNWHMSGELDPSELLVDLKERDDERGRLIRQELQKLSILRQIGTIFLYLFDEGNLRPLGTSRAERDIEREMYRLITDGRSSLDSFREQLISEDGRKLFEMYASPLPDQTFGIALIDVTEAIAEERKRQRREWEIYKDILGVVTHNKLLLLNDEELFFLLRNGHKSFAMDVRAPKDLAQLRRACKRALEPLGLSDKRILQFLVAVNEAASNTLKHGDGGTITVYVSNEQHMCRAVIHDEGQGILLEELPRATLQQGYSTRHSLGAGFHVMLQYCDRVYLGSSLAGTKLILECEATS
- a CDS encoding DUF4321 domain-containing protein, with the translated sequence MGKETLILLLLLICGLLCGSIIGEILGPWVPFLTKSKVITWSPAADLEILKYDLNFQVKLNLASVGGLALAFWIHRRMK
- a CDS encoding prepilin peptidase produces the protein MAIAWILILLCVIVSWSDVGKRRIPNRALLAGLLVIAGSAIESWTMEEWMAHLSFGVAIILAFGCVAWLWPDHLGMGDAKLLGVLGFTLGLRPFVWVLTAACFLILLFSLWLLTLKRMNGKSSLPFAPFATLGLICYQISVWLSAS